The following proteins are co-located in the Brevibacillus laterosporus DSM 25 genome:
- the prpD gene encoding 2-methylcitrate dehydratase: MLKNREINKTDELIEQITDYVLHKRITSLEAFETARYVLLDTLGCGILALNYPDCTKLLGPVVPGTVVPNGCRVPGTSFVLDPVRGAFNIGCIIRWLDYNDTWLAAEWGHPSDNLGGILAVADYISRVRISEGKQPLTMHNVLEAMIKAHEIQGVLALENSLNRVGLDHVLFVKIATTAVVSQMLGGTREEINNALSNAWLDNSSLRTYRHAPNTGSRKSWAAGDATSRGVQLAMMALKGEMGYPTALTAPGWGFQDVLFNKQRIKLARPLDSYVMENVLFKVSYPAEFHAQTAAECAIKLHPEVMDRFDEIDSIQITTHESAIRIIDKIGPLNNPADRDHCLQYITAIGLLFGDIKADHYEDIVASDSRIDLLRDKMVVVENKQYSIDYLEPSKRSIANAVQVQYKDGTFSEKVECEYPLGHRFRRVEAIPKVIEKFIENVGTHYSQKQVNKIKEACMDSERLSNMAVTEFIELFLM, encoded by the coding sequence TTGTTAAAAAATAGGGAGATAAACAAAACAGATGAGCTGATCGAGCAAATTACAGATTATGTTTTACATAAAAGGATTACGAGCTTGGAAGCGTTTGAGACTGCCAGATATGTCTTATTGGATACACTCGGATGTGGAATTTTAGCATTAAACTATCCAGATTGCACAAAGCTACTGGGACCTGTTGTTCCTGGGACAGTTGTTCCAAATGGATGTAGGGTACCAGGTACATCATTTGTTCTTGATCCAGTAAGAGGAGCCTTTAATATCGGTTGCATCATTCGTTGGCTTGATTACAATGACACATGGTTAGCAGCAGAGTGGGGACATCCATCAGATAATTTGGGCGGAATTTTAGCTGTTGCTGATTATATTAGCCGTGTGCGTATCTCGGAGGGGAAACAACCGCTGACTATGCATAATGTGCTGGAAGCGATGATTAAAGCACATGAAATTCAAGGGGTACTAGCATTAGAAAACAGCTTAAACCGGGTTGGTCTTGATCATGTATTGTTTGTCAAAATTGCAACAACAGCAGTTGTGTCACAGATGCTTGGGGGAACTCGTGAGGAAATAAACAACGCATTATCAAATGCTTGGCTTGATAATAGTAGTTTACGGACATATAGGCACGCTCCTAATACAGGATCGCGTAAATCTTGGGCTGCCGGCGATGCAACTAGCAGAGGTGTTCAGCTAGCTATGATGGCCTTGAAGGGAGAGATGGGATATCCAACAGCTCTTACTGCACCGGGCTGGGGATTTCAGGATGTATTATTTAATAAACAGAGGATAAAGCTGGCTCGACCACTGGATTCATATGTAATGGAGAACGTGCTGTTCAAAGTCTCCTATCCAGCCGAATTTCATGCCCAAACGGCGGCGGAATGCGCAATCAAGCTTCATCCGGAAGTAATGGATCGTTTTGATGAGATTGACAGCATTCAAATTACAACACATGAATCAGCTATTCGGATCATTGATAAGATAGGTCCATTGAATAATCCGGCAGATCGAGATCATTGCTTGCAATATATTACGGCTATCGGATTGCTGTTTGGTGATATTAAAGCGGATCATTATGAAGATATAGTGGCATCTGATTCAAGAATCGATTTGTTACGAGACAAGATGGTGGTCGTTGAAAATAAACAGTACAGTATTGATTATTTAGAACCGAGTAAGCGCTCGATCGCAAACGCTGTTCAAGTACAGTATAAAGATGGCACTTTTTCAGAAAAGGTGGAATGCGAATATCCATTAGGGCACCGCTTCCGCAGGGTAGAAGCCATCCCTAAAGTCATTGAAAAATTTATTGAGAATGTGGGGACTCATTATTCACAAAAGCAAGTCAATAAAATAAAAGAAGCTTGCATGGATTCAGAAAGATTGAGCAACATGGCGGTTACCGAATTTATCGAATTGTTTCTAATGTAG
- the prpB gene encoding methylisocitrate lyase — protein MAWIVDPPSSQAELAMKFRELMNAPDLLQIPGTHDAMAALMAKQAGFSALYLSGAAYTASCGLPDLGIVTSTEVAQRARELIRATDLPVLVDIDTGFGGILNVSRTAREMLEANVAAVQMEDQQLPKKCGHLNGKKLVTTEEMVQKIIAIKKVAPSLVLVARTDARSVEGLDAAIERARAYVEAGADAIFPEALESAEEFRVFAQRISAPLLANMTEFGKTPYYTTEEFTKLGYHMVIYPVTSLRVAAKAYERVFQVMKEQGTQKGELANMQTRSELYAAISYEEFEELDKEIAKTVLTKEQ, from the coding sequence ATGGCTTGGATTGTAGATCCGCCGTCATCTCAAGCTGAATTAGCAATGAAATTCAGGGAGCTAATGAATGCTCCTGACCTTTTGCAAATTCCCGGCACACACGATGCGATGGCTGCTCTTATGGCGAAGCAGGCAGGATTTTCAGCGCTCTATTTATCAGGTGCAGCTTATACAGCTAGTTGTGGTTTGCCAGACCTAGGAATCGTGACGTCTACTGAGGTAGCTCAACGGGCAAGAGAATTAATACGCGCTACCGATTTACCGGTATTGGTAGATATAGATACAGGATTTGGCGGAATACTTAATGTCTCCCGCACTGCTAGAGAAATGCTAGAGGCTAATGTAGCCGCCGTACAAATGGAAGATCAGCAGCTTCCTAAAAAATGCGGACATTTAAATGGAAAGAAACTTGTGACTACAGAAGAAATGGTCCAGAAGATTATAGCGATTAAAAAGGTAGCACCATCGTTGGTACTTGTAGCTCGTACCGATGCCAGGTCAGTAGAAGGCTTGGACGCAGCAATAGAAAGGGCACGTGCCTATGTAGAAGCTGGGGCAGATGCCATATTTCCTGAGGCATTAGAATCAGCAGAGGAGTTTCGTGTGTTTGCCCAGCGTATATCTGCACCATTACTAGCAAATATGACTGAATTTGGGAAAACACCGTATTATACGACAGAGGAATTCACTAAGCTAGGGTACCATATGGTTATTTATCCGGTAACGTCCCTGAGAGTGGCAGCTAAAGCATACGAACGTGTTTTTCAGGTGATGAAAGAACAAGGTACACAAAAAGGTGAACTAGCTAATATGCAAACGAGAAGTGAATTGTATGCAGCCATTTCCTATGAAGAATTCGAAGAGTTAGATAAGGAAATAGCGAAAACGGTTTTAACCAAAGAACAATAG
- a CDS encoding sigma-54-dependent Fis family transcriptional regulator yields the protein MNNVDRYSVLYWMKKDKWMVRKESSIREVMRRMVQFESTELPVIEKGGVLGVIKLQDCVQGLEEGIGLDGIIAPLLSNHFYTETSSFSMQDIVRLPLYITNAENKKFEGAIRNQEFLMYQKYLHATLTRVKPTHRPDKLRTSVQMEEILGESPAIMKAKQMARKAAMSKAPVLLMGESGVGKEQFARAIHDLGMTREGAFIPVNCTAIPDNLLESELFGYTGGAFTGANKDGKPGKFELAHKGTLFLDEIGDLPLSTQVKILRVLQEKEIERIGSVHPVFVDFRLITATNKNLGELMKRGEFREDLYHRLHVIPIQIPPLRQRKTDIPHIMEEYSRRLCATYGITKKTIDEEALRLFFKYDWPGNVRELINVMERMYVLIDHSHIGKKELLEEFIYNFTARSELNSTIVSFQNRHKAAMLHQEEEEKKLIENVLKEVKGNKSKAAERLGISRATLYNKLARFHV from the coding sequence ATGAATAATGTGGACCGCTATTCCGTCCTGTACTGGATGAAAAAAGATAAGTGGATGGTACGTAAAGAAAGTTCTATTAGAGAGGTTATGCGGAGGATGGTCCAATTTGAGAGTACGGAGCTCCCTGTTATTGAAAAAGGGGGGGTACTTGGAGTTATAAAATTACAGGATTGTGTTCAGGGGTTGGAGGAAGGGATAGGCTTAGATGGCATAATAGCCCCTTTGTTATCGAATCATTTTTATACGGAAACTTCTAGTTTTTCTATGCAGGATATCGTAAGGCTTCCTTTATATATTACAAATGCTGAGAATAAGAAATTTGAAGGCGCAATTCGTAACCAGGAATTTCTGATGTACCAGAAGTACTTGCATGCCACGTTGACTAGAGTAAAGCCAACCCACAGACCGGATAAGCTCCGTACATCCGTTCAAATGGAGGAGATACTTGGAGAAAGTCCCGCTATTATGAAGGCAAAACAAATGGCTAGGAAAGCCGCAATGTCTAAAGCTCCTGTTTTACTTATGGGAGAGAGTGGGGTTGGAAAAGAACAGTTTGCGCGTGCCATTCATGATCTTGGAATGACCAGGGAAGGTGCTTTTATCCCTGTAAATTGCACGGCTATCCCAGATAATCTATTAGAATCAGAACTTTTTGGTTACACGGGTGGAGCGTTTACAGGGGCAAATAAGGATGGAAAGCCTGGAAAATTTGAGCTTGCCCATAAAGGCACTTTGTTTTTAGATGAAATTGGTGATTTACCACTATCAACCCAAGTAAAAATTTTAAGGGTTTTACAGGAAAAAGAGATTGAACGTATAGGAAGTGTACATCCGGTGTTTGTAGATTTCCGATTGATTACAGCAACGAATAAGAATTTAGGGGAACTGATGAAGAGAGGTGAATTTAGAGAGGACCTCTATCATCGTCTTCATGTTATTCCTATTCAAATCCCCCCTCTTAGACAGAGAAAAACGGATATCCCCCACATTATGGAAGAGTACTCCAGAAGGCTATGTGCCACATACGGAATCACCAAAAAAACAATTGATGAAGAAGCATTACGACTCTTTTTTAAATATGATTGGCCAGGAAATGTGCGTGAACTAATAAATGTCATGGAGAGAATGTATGTATTGATCGATCATTCTCATATAGGTAAAAAAGAATTGCTAGAGGAGTTCATATACAATTTTACTGCTCGAAGTGAATTGAACTCGACGATTGTTTCCTTCCAAAATCGACACAAGGCCGCCATGCTACATCAAGAAGAGGAAGAAAAAAAGTTAATTGAAAATGTCCTAAAAGAGGTAAAAGGGAACAAATCAAAAGCGGCAGAGCGTTTGGGGATCTCACGAGCCACACTATACAATAAACTAGCTCGGTTTCATGTGTAA
- a CDS encoding acyl-CoA dehydrogenase family protein has product MGIREDNKCLVTGSCLFDNHSFFSPEDFEDEEELISRTTEQFVKNDIIPKLESIEQHDYNVTRKLFAQVGELGLLGVDVPEAYGGVSLGKKVSGLVAEKMGYGGSFSISFNIHAGVGTLPYVYYGTEEQKQRILPKLVSGEWIAGYALTEPNAGSDALQARTTAYLNDAGTAWILNGEKQWITNAKIADVFVVFAKTTHGMTAFIVEKGVSGVSIGPEEKKMGIKGSSTATLLLEEVSIPVTNVLGELGKGHRVALNILNLARLKLAFGNIGTAKQALQLSICYGTTRQQFGKKLVEFTMIQEKIANMAVAIYASESSAYRTAGLLDDFLHSKEDAINELSKYAMECAINKVLSSEALAWIVDEAVQIHGGYGYMQEYEVERLYRDARISRIFEGTNEINRLTIARAMLKKTVENEEIEMDENISRNEQFLYYSKQLFYSALEMFAKRIDHQLEQEQECLRLLADSIRDIYMMESVLIRNQKAREKYREDKEGVKQLMTDVLCEEGYRQVEAATISIISSLESKGTSRRAIVDSIRSVTLSMYSNLILSKRKIANKMINSGEYVV; this is encoded by the coding sequence ATGGGTATAAGAGAAGACAACAAATGTTTGGTCACAGGATCATGCTTATTTGATAATCATTCTTTCTTTTCACCTGAAGATTTTGAAGATGAGGAAGAGCTGATTTCTAGAACGACAGAGCAATTTGTTAAGAATGATATTATTCCCAAATTGGAGAGTATAGAACAGCATGACTACAATGTCACGAGGAAGCTGTTTGCACAGGTGGGAGAGCTTGGTTTGTTGGGAGTGGATGTTCCAGAAGCATATGGAGGAGTTTCTTTAGGGAAAAAAGTGTCGGGACTTGTTGCGGAAAAGATGGGTTACGGGGGTTCCTTTAGCATATCCTTTAATATTCATGCAGGTGTAGGCACACTCCCATATGTATATTATGGTACCGAAGAGCAAAAACAACGTATACTGCCCAAGCTAGTGTCTGGGGAATGGATCGCTGGATATGCTTTAACAGAACCTAATGCTGGTTCCGATGCTCTTCAAGCGAGAACAACTGCATATCTAAACGATGCTGGTACTGCTTGGATTTTAAACGGAGAAAAGCAATGGATTACAAATGCAAAGATTGCGGATGTTTTTGTAGTATTTGCAAAAACAACGCATGGAATGACAGCATTTATCGTTGAAAAAGGTGTTAGCGGGGTTTCAATTGGACCTGAAGAGAAGAAAATGGGTATTAAGGGCTCTTCTACAGCTACATTACTATTAGAAGAGGTTTCTATTCCTGTTACCAATGTTCTAGGGGAACTGGGAAAAGGGCATCGTGTTGCACTAAATATTCTCAATTTAGCTCGGCTTAAACTGGCGTTTGGTAATATCGGTACAGCAAAGCAGGCTCTTCAATTATCCATTTGTTATGGAACGACACGCCAGCAATTTGGAAAGAAATTGGTCGAATTCACTATGATCCAAGAAAAGATAGCAAATATGGCAGTGGCCATTTACGCATCGGAAAGCTCTGCATACCGAACAGCAGGTTTACTTGATGATTTTCTACACAGCAAGGAAGATGCGATCAACGAACTATCTAAATACGCGATGGAGTGTGCCATTAATAAGGTTTTGAGCTCCGAAGCATTAGCATGGATTGTAGATGAAGCGGTCCAAATTCATGGTGGATATGGCTATATGCAGGAGTATGAAGTGGAACGATTATATCGTGACGCTAGGATTAGTCGTATTTTTGAGGGGACAAATGAAATAAATCGTCTGACGATTGCAAGAGCGATGTTAAAAAAAACAGTTGAAAACGAAGAGATAGAAATGGATGAAAATATCAGTAGAAATGAGCAGTTTCTATACTACTCCAAGCAGTTGTTTTATTCTGCATTAGAAATGTTTGCAAAGCGGATTGATCATCAATTGGAGCAGGAACAGGAATGCTTGCGATTACTTGCTGATAGTATCCGGGATATATATATGATGGAGTCCGTACTTATTCGAAATCAGAAGGCGAGGGAAAAATATAGAGAAGACAAGGAGGGAGTAAAACAACTGATGACGGATGTGCTTTGTGAAGAAGGCTATCGTCAAGTAGAAGCGGCTACGATATCCATTATTTCGAGCCTAGAGTCTAAGGGAACAAGCAGGAGGGCAATCGTGGATAGTATTCGATCCGTAACACTTTCTATGTATTCAAATCTCATACTTTCTAAACGGAAAATTGCGAATAAAATGATAAATTCAGGTGAATATGTAGTTTAA
- a CDS encoding NAD(P)-dependent oxidoreductase translates to MKKIGFIGLGNMGLPMAKNLVESNFQVYGLDLNKAAEASLKQAGGFVDVDIPSLTAMCEVIFTSLPSPQVVEDIYLGKEGLIEHSHPSMIFIDTSTVSPDVNVKILQAATDKGVKFLAAPVSGGVIGAINRTLTFMIGGSKEVYEQVLPIMNVLGTNIFHVSDEIDSGTNTKIINNLLIGFYTAGVSEALTLARKNKMNLDTLFHILHVSYGQSRIYERNYKSFIALDDYNPGFALKLLRKDLGLALDLAENSELDLPISKALFKLYEEAEKEGWGEMDMSVLYKKVNEQAKSIL, encoded by the coding sequence ATGAAGAAGATAGGATTTATCGGACTAGGAAATATGGGTCTTCCGATGGCTAAGAATTTAGTGGAATCCAACTTCCAAGTATATGGGCTAGACTTGAACAAAGCAGCCGAGGCTTCCTTGAAACAAGCGGGTGGATTCGTTGATGTTGATATTCCTAGCCTGACAGCAATGTGCGAGGTTATTTTCACCAGCCTTCCTTCCCCTCAAGTAGTAGAAGACATATATCTAGGAAAAGAGGGGCTTATCGAACATAGCCACCCTAGCATGATTTTCATTGACACAAGTACGGTTTCACCTGATGTAAATGTGAAGATATTGCAAGCGGCAACAGATAAAGGAGTTAAATTTCTCGCAGCTCCCGTCAGCGGAGGGGTCATTGGTGCGATTAATCGGACACTTACCTTTATGATTGGTGGCTCGAAGGAAGTCTATGAGCAGGTTCTACCAATTATGAATGTGCTAGGAACCAATATTTTTCACGTAAGCGATGAGATAGATAGTGGAACCAATACGAAGATCATTAATAATTTACTGATTGGTTTTTATACAGCAGGAGTTAGTGAGGCTCTTACCTTAGCCAGAAAGAACAAGATGAATCTAGACACTCTTTTTCATATTTTACATGTCAGTTATGGACAAAGCAGAATCTATGAACGAAATTACAAAAGCTTTATAGCGCTCGATGACTATAACCCTGGCTTTGCATTAAAGCTACTGCGGAAGGATCTAGGCTTAGCCCTCGATTTAGCAGAAAATAGCGAGTTAGATCTGCCTATTAGTAAAGCATTATTCAAGCTTTATGAAGAAGCTGAAAAAGAAGGATGGGGAGAGATGGATATGTCTGTCCTCTATAAAAAAGTAAATGAACAAGCCAAGAGCATTCTCTAA
- a CDS encoding CoA-acylating methylmalonate-semialdehyde dehydrogenase: protein MVTLHVKTIQNHINGEWVDSTGSDYETIPNPATGKSIAIVPLSTKMDVDQAVKAAAQAYTRWAEVPIPNRARLLYTFLQLLQQHKDELAQIITLENGKTLKDASGEVQRGIEVVELATSAPSLMMGETLPNIAGGIDGSIWRYPLGVVAGITPFNFPMMVPLWMFPLAIACGNTFVLKASERTPILAGRLAELFYEAGFPKGVLNVVHGGKEVVNGIVEHSDIKAISFVGSEPVAKYVYQEGTANGKRVQALAGAKNHAIVMPDCHLEKTVQGVVGAAFGSSGERCMACSVVAVVDEIADQFIEVLVEETRKLKTGDGHYEENFVGPLIREVHKERVLGYIETGIKEGATLLIDGRNVKEEEGYYVGATIFDHVQPDMKIWQDEIFAPVLSIVRVKNLEEGIELTNQSKFANGAVIYTSSGKHVQTFRDQIDAGMIGVNVNVPAPMAFFSFAGNKASFYGDLGTNGKDGVQFFTRKKVVTERWF, encoded by the coding sequence ATGGTAACGCTACATGTAAAAACCATTCAGAATCATATTAATGGAGAATGGGTGGATTCAACAGGCTCAGATTATGAAACAATCCCAAATCCGGCAACAGGGAAAAGCATTGCGATAGTACCCCTATCTACGAAGATGGATGTAGATCAAGCAGTAAAAGCAGCAGCTCAGGCCTACACAAGATGGGCGGAGGTACCGATTCCAAATCGGGCAAGATTATTGTATACATTCCTGCAATTATTGCAGCAGCATAAGGATGAGCTTGCTCAAATTATCACATTGGAGAATGGAAAAACCCTAAAGGATGCTAGTGGAGAAGTACAGCGTGGAATTGAAGTAGTGGAGCTTGCCACATCAGCTCCAAGCTTAATGATGGGCGAGACCTTACCTAATATTGCAGGAGGGATTGATGGATCTATTTGGCGTTATCCGCTTGGAGTAGTGGCAGGTATTACACCATTTAACTTTCCGATGATGGTACCACTATGGATGTTTCCACTAGCGATCGCATGCGGTAATACTTTTGTGCTAAAAGCTTCTGAGCGTACTCCTATTTTAGCAGGGAGATTAGCGGAGCTTTTTTATGAGGCAGGTTTTCCAAAGGGAGTTTTGAACGTAGTGCATGGCGGTAAAGAGGTAGTAAATGGCATTGTGGAGCATTCTGACATTAAGGCAATATCTTTCGTAGGATCGGAACCTGTTGCGAAATATGTATATCAGGAAGGTACTGCTAATGGAAAACGCGTTCAGGCTTTAGCTGGTGCTAAAAATCATGCCATTGTTATGCCGGATTGCCATTTGGAAAAGACAGTCCAAGGTGTAGTAGGAGCAGCCTTTGGAAGTAGTGGAGAACGTTGTATGGCATGCTCAGTAGTTGCTGTCGTAGATGAAATTGCTGATCAGTTCATTGAAGTTCTAGTTGAGGAAACGCGTAAATTAAAAACGGGAGATGGGCATTATGAAGAAAATTTTGTTGGCCCTTTAATTCGTGAAGTTCATAAAGAGCGTGTTTTAGGATATATCGAGACCGGGATAAAGGAGGGAGCTACTCTACTGATTGATGGTCGGAATGTGAAAGAAGAGGAAGGCTATTATGTAGGTGCTACTATATTTGATCATGTGCAGCCAGATATGAAAATTTGGCAGGACGAAATTTTTGCCCCTGTTCTGAGTATAGTCAGAGTAAAAAATCTTGAAGAAGGCATCGAGCTCACAAATCAATCAAAGTTTGCAAATGGAGCGGTTATTTATACATCCAGCGGAAAGCATGTTCAAACTTTCCGAGATCAAATAGATGCGGGAATGATTGGTGTCAATGTAAATGTTCCAGCTCCTATGGCGTTTTTCTCCTTTGCAGGAAACAAAGCATCCTTTTATGGGGATTTAGGAACGAATGGAAAAGATGGTGTTCAATTTTTCACTCGCAAAAAGGTAGTAACCGAGCGCTGGTTTTAA
- a CDS encoding enoyl-CoA hydratase/isomerase family protein, protein MTEDVLFTTNKNGVGTILLNRPKALNSLSLDMLLPMLAKLKEWESDDTINLIVLKGAGSKGFCAGGDIKALYQARNNELSLQKAQRFFEVEYQLDQYMYRYSKPILACLDGIVMGGGVGLTYGCSHRIVTTQTKWSMPEMNIGFFPDVGAAYFLNQAPGKIGRYLALTAAVIRPEDVLYINGADACIPSEALHDFLHQVEETNWQHQNVAQALEKQIQAYSQPSVLKSELALWQEEIDRHFAFSSIEEIIDSLGQTPNKFTVKTKEILLSKSPFSLKVTLQQQIKGEHATLEECFRNDLILAKNFMKHSDFYEGVRSVLIDKDNSPSYQYKHLSDVNEEMVQKFFHV, encoded by the coding sequence ATGACGGAGGATGTTTTATTTACTACGAACAAGAATGGGGTAGGCACCATTCTATTGAACCGACCAAAAGCCCTCAACTCCCTCTCTCTTGATATGTTGTTGCCAATGCTAGCAAAGCTAAAGGAATGGGAGTCAGATGATACAATCAACCTGATTGTTCTAAAGGGAGCTGGTTCAAAAGGATTTTGTGCAGGAGGAGATATTAAGGCACTGTATCAAGCAAGAAACAATGAATTGTCCCTCCAAAAAGCACAGCGTTTTTTTGAAGTTGAGTACCAGCTCGATCAATATATGTACCGTTATTCAAAGCCCATCCTTGCTTGCTTAGATGGTATCGTCATGGGTGGTGGTGTCGGCCTTACTTATGGTTGCAGTCACAGAATTGTGACTACTCAGACAAAATGGTCGATGCCTGAAATGAATATTGGTTTTTTCCCTGATGTGGGAGCAGCTTATTTTTTAAATCAGGCCCCTGGAAAAATAGGCCGTTATTTAGCATTGACCGCAGCGGTTATCCGTCCTGAAGATGTACTCTATATAAATGGCGCTGATGCTTGCATTCCAAGTGAAGCCTTACATGACTTTTTACATCAGGTTGAAGAAACAAATTGGCAACACCAAAACGTAGCGCAAGCTCTAGAAAAACAAATTCAAGCCTATTCACAGCCCTCCGTCTTAAAGAGTGAGCTTGCTTTATGGCAGGAAGAAATTGACCGTCACTTTGCATTTTCTTCAATCGAAGAAATCATCGACTCTCTTGGACAGACTCCCAATAAATTCACAGTCAAAACAAAGGAAATCTTATTGTCTAAATCGCCTTTTTCCCTAAAAGTAACTTTACAGCAACAGATTAAAGGAGAACACGCAACGCTAGAGGAATGCTTTAGGAACGATCTCATCCTTGCCAAAAACTTCATGAAACACAGTGATTTCTATGAAGGGGTTCGTTCTGTTCTGATCGATAAAGACAATAGCCCGAGCTATCAATATAAGCATTTATCTGACGTTAATGAAGAAATGGTGCAGAAATTTTTTCATGTATAA
- a CDS encoding enoyl-CoA hydratase-related protein, with protein MENTFTAISKSNFVTIVEVDNPPANTLSSASIAELRSVFHTLATDEATRAIILTGLGRFFIAGADIKEFVAVLGNEAEALAMATAGQALCDEIEAMNKPVIAAINGPALGGGLEVALGCHYRIAADDAILGLPELKLGLLPAFGGTQRLSRLTNPAIALEIILTSKQVTSKEAYELGIIQKVVTSEELLSTAIKTAESFIEEKSMTSITRTIECIMQGYQEDIQQGLKRERHRFAELFNTKDAKEGIHAFVEKRKPKFIQS; from the coding sequence ATGGAGAATACATTCACTGCTATCTCAAAAAGCAACTTTGTTACCATTGTAGAAGTAGATAATCCGCCAGCTAATACATTATCTTCTGCATCTATTGCAGAACTGCGCTCCGTTTTCCATACTCTTGCTACTGATGAAGCTACAAGGGCTATTATCTTGACGGGATTAGGTCGCTTTTTTATTGCAGGTGCTGATATTAAGGAATTCGTCGCTGTTCTTGGTAACGAGGCAGAAGCGTTAGCAATGGCCACAGCCGGGCAAGCTCTATGTGATGAAATTGAAGCAATGAACAAGCCAGTGATTGCCGCCATTAATGGGCCTGCATTAGGAGGCGGCTTAGAAGTAGCCTTGGGATGTCATTATCGAATCGCTGCCGATGATGCTATTCTTGGTCTCCCTGAATTAAAACTTGGTCTACTCCCCGCTTTTGGCGGAACCCAACGCCTTAGTCGCCTAACAAATCCTGCAATAGCCTTGGAAATCATTTTGACAAGTAAACAAGTAACCAGTAAAGAAGCGTATGAACTAGGGATCATACAAAAGGTTGTTACCTCAGAAGAATTACTCTCAACAGCAATAAAAACAGCTGAATCCTTTATTGAAGAAAAAAGCATGACAAGTATAACGCGTACCATAGAATGCATCATGCAGGGCTATCAAGAGGATATACAACAGGGTTTAAAAAGAGAACGCCATCGCTTTGCTGAATTATTTAACACGAAAGACGCAAAAGAAGGCATCCATGCTTTTGTCGAGAAGCGCAAACCTAAATTTATCCAATCATAA
- a CDS encoding LuxR C-terminal-related transcriptional regulator has product MNSKMKAIQHKLMTLAKNSASSQDYRIALLTHLRSAVPFDAACCSLVDPQTLLSIGAITEEGVEAIHHKLFEYEYLREDFIPYDQLVKADEHVATLSKATGGNLEQSARYRNVLFPAGFADEMRAALMYEGACWGYLTLFRHHDRPLFHEDERQFISALVPLIASHLRQTSILLPTEETTWVEEGPGIMVLSEQLTILSSNKAADNWLALLRKWERIDSSTLPRPIRVVCFRALSETVTLKQQPFQAKVCIRLSEGPYLTIQASRLTGQSDSVQLAVWFQPAKPSDILPLISEAYGLSEREKQILDQIVKGFSTKEIAHSLHISPFTVQDHLKSIFVKTGVTSRRQLIWHLFSRFSVHNR; this is encoded by the coding sequence ATGAATTCAAAGATGAAAGCCATCCAACACAAACTGATGACTCTGGCGAAAAACTCTGCTTCATCACAGGATTACCGGATAGCGTTACTTACTCATTTGCGCAGTGCTGTACCGTTTGATGCAGCCTGTTGCTCTCTTGTGGACCCCCAGACGCTTCTGTCCATAGGCGCAATCACTGAAGAAGGAGTCGAGGCAATCCACCATAAATTATTTGAATACGAATATCTACGAGAGGATTTTATCCCATACGATCAATTGGTCAAAGCAGATGAGCACGTTGCTACTTTAAGTAAAGCGACAGGAGGGAATCTGGAACAAAGTGCTCGCTACCGAAATGTTCTCTTTCCCGCAGGATTTGCAGATGAAATGCGGGCGGCTCTCATGTACGAAGGAGCATGCTGGGGTTATTTGACGTTATTTCGCCATCATGATCGTCCATTGTTTCATGAGGATGAGCGTCAATTTATTTCTGCCCTTGTTCCATTGATTGCCTCTCATCTACGCCAAACAAGTATTTTACTGCCCACGGAGGAAACAACATGGGTAGAGGAGGGCCCTGGGATAATGGTGCTGTCTGAGCAACTCACCATTCTTTCCTCCAATAAAGCCGCGGACAACTGGCTAGCCTTGCTTCGAAAATGGGAGCGTATCGACAGCAGTACCCTACCAAGACCAATTCGAGTGGTCTGCTTCCGAGCATTATCAGAGACAGTAACATTAAAACAACAACCCTTTCAGGCAAAGGTATGTATTCGTCTCTCTGAAGGCCCCTATCTAACTATTCAAGCTAGCAGGCTTACCGGTCAGTCGGATTCTGTCCAATTGGCAGTCTGGTTTCAACCAGCCAAACCATCTGACATACTCCCGCTCATATCTGAAGCCTATGGATTATCAGAGCGTGAGAAGCAAATACTCGATCAAATTGTAAAAGGGTTCTCTACCAAAGAGATCGCCCATTCGCTTCATATTTCCCCTTTTACCGTGCAGGATCATCTGAAATCTATCTTCGTGAAGACAGGAGTAACAAGCAGGAGACAACTTATTTGGCACTTATTCTCCCGATTCAGTGTACATAATAGGTAG